From a single Wolbachia endosymbiont of Oedothorax gibbosus genomic region:
- a CDS encoding ankyrin repeat domain-containing protein, with protein sequence MKFSEEKREAFNKLFYELLENSFKNINEKDEKGETVLHHAVEISDYKTVRLLIKKGAEVNARDKKGYTPLHCAVFARSLENVKVLLREGAEVNATQYVSGCTPLHSACKIGGAGVEIIKELVKGGAAVNQLNKYGATPMYYIWESEKYRLCDSKESEKASKFLRKQGGITKSRKVTCYEIESLVEEIAYMLDRSYLPELKIIEIEEIRKRDKDLIKEECKNLASKIMCKVNEMIDEVVEANLSKMW encoded by the coding sequence ATGAAGTTCAGTGAGGAAAAGAGAGAAGCTTTTAATAAGTTATTTTATGAATTATTAGAGAACTCGTTTAAGAATATTAATGAAAAAGATGAAAAAGGGGAAACAGTATTGCACCATGCAGTAGAAATCTCTGATTACAAAACAGTAAGGTTATTAATAAAAAAAGGAGCAGAGGTAAATGCAAGAGACAAAAAGGGTTATACACCACTGCACTGCGCAGTATTTGCGAGAAGTTTAGAAAATGTAAAAGTACTGCTAAGGGAAGGAGCAGAAGTAAATGCCACTCAATATGTCAGTGGATGTACGCCACTGCACTCTGCATGCAAAATAGGAGGAGCAGGAGTTGAAATAATAAAAGAGCTAGTAAAGGGAGGAGCTGCAGTTAATCAACTGAATAAGTACGGTGCAACACCAATGTATTACATATGGGAAAGTGAAAAGTATCGTCTATGTGATAGCAAAGAGAGTGAAAAGGCTAGTAAATTTCTGAGAAAACAAGGAGGAATAACAAAAAGTAGAAAAGTGACATGCTATGAAATAGAGAGTTTAGTGGAAGAAATAGCATATATGTTAGATAGAAGCTATTTACCGGAGTTAAAAATAATAGAGATAGAAGAAATAAGGAAGAGAGATAAGGATCTAATAAAGGAAGAGTGTAAAAATTTAGCAAGCAAGATAATGTGCAAAGTGAACGAAATGATAGATGAAGTGGTGGAGGCAAACTTAAGCAAGATGTGGTGA
- a CDS encoding recombinase family protein — protein sequence MCKEVRCAIYTRKSNEDGLEQKFNSLDAQRVACEKYIKSREGWIALAKRYDDGGFSGSNLNRPAIKELFEDVKAGEVDCVVVYTLDRLSRETKDCIEVTSFFRRHRISFVAVTQIFDNNTPMGKFVQTVLSGAAQLEREMIVERVKNKIATSKEQGLWMGGTLPLGYDVKDKELIINEKEAKTVKHIFERYLELRSMAELARELNREGYRTKSDIFKKATVRRIITNPIYMGKTRHYEKQYEGKHEAIIEEEKWKKAQELIKNQPYRKAKYEEALLKGIIKCKSCNANMTLTYAKKENKRYRYYVCNNHLVGKSCASKSRNIVAGEVEKEVMKRAEHLYKNWQEKAEEWKNLNFGEQKEAVKKLIKGVTVKEDGIVVSSESGEIFIAMNLKKKGNKCTVVEPEGKTNNALLKAVVRAHLWKRQLEEGKYRSVKELSVKINIGTRRIQQILRLNYLAPKIKEDIVNGRQPSSLRLADLREIPMLWSEQMEKFYKLAS from the coding sequence ATGTGTAAAGAAGTGAGATGCGCAATATATACGAGAAAATCAAATGAAGATGGGCTAGAACAAAAGTTTAATAGTCTTGATGCACAGCGAGTAGCATGTGAGAAGTATATAAAAAGCCGAGAAGGTTGGATAGCATTGGCCAAAAGGTACGATGATGGAGGGTTTTCAGGAAGCAATTTAAATAGACCAGCGATAAAAGAATTGTTTGAAGACGTAAAAGCAGGAGAAGTGGACTGTGTGGTAGTATATACGCTAGATAGGCTATCAAGAGAAACAAAGGACTGCATAGAAGTAACGTCATTTTTTAGAAGGCACCGGATAAGTTTTGTAGCAGTGACGCAAATATTTGATAACAACACACCAATGGGAAAATTTGTACAAACGGTATTATCAGGAGCAGCACAACTAGAAAGAGAGATGATAGTAGAGAGAGTAAAAAATAAAATAGCAACATCAAAGGAGCAGGGATTGTGGATGGGTGGAACTTTGCCGCTAGGGTATGATGTGAAAGATAAAGAATTAATAATAAATGAGAAAGAAGCAAAGACAGTGAAGCATATATTTGAAAGATATTTGGAACTGAGATCAATGGCAGAATTGGCAAGAGAGTTAAACAGAGAAGGATACCGAACGAAATCAGATATCTTTAAAAAGGCAACAGTCAGGAGGATAATAACAAATCCTATATATATGGGAAAAACAAGACATTACGAGAAACAATATGAAGGAAAACATGAAGCAATAATAGAAGAAGAAAAATGGAAAAAAGCGCAAGAATTGATAAAGAATCAGCCATATAGAAAAGCAAAATATGAAGAAGCATTGCTAAAGGGAATAATAAAGTGCAAGAGCTGTAATGCAAATATGACACTAACGTATGCGAAAAAAGAGAATAAAAGGTATAGATATTACGTATGCAACAATCATTTAGTTGGAAAAAGCTGTGCGTCAAAGAGTCGGAATATAGTAGCAGGAGAAGTAGAAAAAGAAGTAATGAAGAGAGCAGAGCACCTATACAAAAATTGGCAAGAAAAAGCGGAAGAATGGAAAAATTTAAATTTCGGAGAACAGAAAGAAGCAGTGAAGAAATTAATAAAGGGAGTAACGGTAAAAGAAGATGGAATAGTAGTAAGTTCTGAATCAGGAGAGATATTTATAGCAATGAATTTAAAGAAGAAAGGAAACAAATGCACAGTAGTAGAGCCAGAAGGGAAAACAAATAATGCGCTACTCAAAGCTGTGGTGAGAGCCCATCTGTGGAAACGGCAACTAGAAGAAGGAAAATATAGAAGTGTGAAAGAGCTGAGCGTTAAAATTAATATAGGTACAAGACGTATACAACAAATTTTAAGGTTAAATTACCTAGCTCCAAAGATTAAAGAAGACATAGTAAATGGGAGGCAGCCAAGTAGTTTGAGGCTAGCTGATTTAAGGGAAATACCGATGCTGTGGAGTGAGCAAATGGAAAAATTTTACAAATTAGCGTCTTAA
- a CDS encoding GPW/gp25 family protein yields the protein MKGMNAETGKGLEGLEHLKQSITDILTTPIGSRIMRREYGSRLFELVDKPISRDLTLEIYAATAEALGKFERRFKLEKVKIAEVKEGKVNISLDGIYLPNGKNIHFEGIVV from the coding sequence ATGAAGGGAATGAATGCTGAAACAGGTAAGGGATTAGAAGGTTTGGAGCATTTAAAACAATCAATTACTGATATTTTAACCACTCCCATTGGATCACGTATTATGAGAAGAGAGTATGGTTCTCGATTATTTGAATTAGTAGATAAGCCAATCAGTAGGGATTTAACACTAGAAATTTACGCAGCAACAGCAGAAGCACTGGGGAAATTTGAGAGGAGATTTAAGTTAGAAAAAGTAAAGATTGCTGAAGTTAAAGAAGGAAAGGTCAATATTTCATTAGATGGTATTTATCTACCAAATGGGAAAAATATTCATTTTGAAGGAATTGTAGTATAA
- a CDS encoding DUF2924 domain-containing protein yields the protein MEKKVEKEVKCLEKKALEELRKIWKKVFEEEAPRHTKKYLIPRLAYRMQEKVYGEMSRKGAKRLEYLADRLEKGKRISSDKLPVAGTELILERGEETHAVMVTNTGLIYREEFYTSLSAVAGKIMGMSYNGPLLFGMRDKKGS from the coding sequence ATGGAAAAAAAAGTAGAAAAAGAGGTAAAATGTTTAGAGAAAAAAGCGTTGGAAGAGCTGAGGAAAATATGGAAGAAGGTATTTGAGGAAGAGGCACCTAGACATACAAAGAAGTATCTGATACCAAGATTAGCTTATAGAATGCAGGAAAAAGTATATGGAGAAATGTCAAGAAAAGGAGCAAAAAGACTAGAGTATCTGGCAGATCGGCTAGAGAAGGGAAAAAGGATAAGTAGCGATAAACTGCCAGTAGCGGGAACGGAGCTGATACTAGAAAGAGGTGAGGAAACGCACGCGGTAATGGTAACAAATACAGGTTTGATCTACCGAGAAGAGTTTTATACGTCACTATCAGCAGTAGCCGGAAAAATAATGGGAATGAGTTATAACGGACCGTTGTTGTTCGGAATGCGTGATAAAAAGGGAAGTTGA
- a CDS encoding ankyrin repeat domain-containing protein: protein MAKFSKKEREEFNKSWKEVLDNSIEDINKKDTKGRTMLHYAVGMPDPKKVRLLIKKGANVNVADAGQYRPLHLAVMGQRVENTKELIKAGADVNAVERSSKFAPLHLACMVSEIKIVEELVKAGANIEQKDKFGKTAMYYARNNKEIIEVLENVKMANKQREFIERTRESTAAGVKEELVDEKVL from the coding sequence ATGGCAAAATTTAGTAAGAAAGAAAGAGAAGAATTTAATAAGTCTTGGAAAGAGGTATTAGATAACTCAATAGAAGATATTAATAAAAAAGACACAAAAGGGAGGACGATGTTGCATTACGCGGTGGGAATGCCAGATCCAAAAAAAGTGAGGTTATTAATCAAAAAAGGAGCAAATGTAAATGTGGCAGATGCGGGACAATATAGACCACTGCACTTAGCAGTAATGGGACAACGTGTAGAAAATACAAAGGAGCTGATAAAGGCAGGAGCCGATGTAAACGCAGTGGAACGAAGTAGCAAATTTGCTCCGTTGCACCTTGCATGCATGGTAAGTGAAATAAAAATAGTAGAAGAACTAGTAAAAGCCGGAGCGAATATAGAGCAAAAGGATAAATTTGGCAAAACAGCAATGTATTATGCGAGAAATAATAAAGAGATAATAGAAGTGTTAGAGAACGTAAAAATGGCAAATAAACAGAGGGAGTTTATAGAAAGAACAAGGGAAAGTACGGCAGCAGGTGTAAAAGAAGAGCTTGTGGATGAGAAAGTGCTATAG
- a CDS encoding PAAR domain-containing protein: MGKAIVCVGDYCSGIPAHVCMSGSSDVFKKGRSVCRRGDILTIGETLTQGSNSVFVNGIGIARVGDTVSCGFKVIGGSSSVFSG, from the coding sequence ATGGGTAAAGCAATCGTTTGTGTAGGAGATTATTGCAGTGGAATACCGGCACATGTTTGTATGAGTGGAAGTAGTGATGTTTTTAAGAAAGGGAGATCTGTGTGTCGTAGGGGTGATATCTTGACTATAGGAGAGACACTAACGCAAGGTTCAAACAGCGTATTTGTGAATGGTATTGGTATTGCACGAGTTGGAGATACAGTTTCCTGTGGATTTAAGGTAATAGGAGGAAGTAGCAGCGTTTTTTCTGGATAA
- a CDS encoding ankyrin repeat domain-containing protein yields MSRKEARNVFDKLLKELSENRFQQINEKDAAGCTILHRAAQVSEPEVIKLLIEKGAGTNDRNNRGETPLHLAAFLGRRKNVKVLIEGGARVNAKSNNKAVPLHLACLARRIGTIEELINAGGDLDTVDKFGCSPLNYAKIYPKVTSYLEKKGVNMRDVEVMYGEANKAIEEVMEKRNVNELQLEEVDLTD; encoded by the coding sequence ATGTCAAGGAAAGAAGCAAGGAATGTTTTTGATAAGTTATTGAAAGAATTATCAGAAAACAGGTTTCAACAAATAAATGAAAAAGACGCAGCAGGTTGTACGATATTGCACCGAGCAGCACAAGTGTCAGAGCCAGAAGTAATAAAGTTATTAATAGAAAAAGGTGCAGGTACAAACGATAGAAACAATAGAGGCGAGACACCGTTGCACCTAGCAGCGTTTTTAGGAAGAAGAAAAAATGTGAAAGTGCTGATAGAAGGAGGAGCTAGAGTAAATGCAAAATCAAACAATAAAGCAGTACCACTACACTTAGCCTGTTTAGCAAGAAGAATAGGAACAATAGAAGAGCTGATAAATGCAGGAGGAGATCTTGATACAGTAGATAAATTTGGATGTAGCCCACTAAACTATGCAAAAATTTACCCGAAAGTGACAAGTTATCTAGAAAAGAAGGGAGTGAATATGAGAGATGTAGAAGTGATGTATGGAGAAGCAAACAAGGCAATAGAGGAGGTAATGGAGAAACGAAACGTAAATGAATTACAACTAGAGGAGGTAGATTTAACAGATTAA
- a CDS encoding phage baseplate assembly protein V encodes MLENNFAIAELQRKVANIIRIGLVKEVDYEKARARVKVGEFITDWLSWITTRAGEDRSWFAPNIDEQVMVLSPMGELSLGVVLPAIYQQKYFPSECRKDAHIFEFQDGSKVSYDKDKHHLEIEVVDKITLKVGESSIEMTKKGIKLKAKRIDLN; translated from the coding sequence ATGTTGGAAAATAATTTTGCCATTGCAGAGTTACAGAGAAAAGTAGCGAATATTATTCGTATAGGTCTAGTAAAAGAAGTAGACTATGAAAAAGCAAGAGCGCGGGTAAAGGTAGGAGAATTTATAACTGATTGGCTTTCGTGGATAACGACAAGAGCAGGAGAAGATAGAAGTTGGTTTGCGCCGAATATTGATGAGCAGGTGATGGTATTATCGCCGATGGGAGAGTTGTCTTTGGGTGTTGTGTTACCAGCAATTTATCAGCAGAAGTATTTTCCCTCAGAATGCCGAAAAGATGCGCATATTTTTGAGTTTCAGGATGGAAGCAAGGTATCATACGATAAAGATAAACATCATTTAGAGATTGAAGTAGTAGATAAAATAACGTTGAAAGTAGGAGAATCAAGCATAGAGATGACAAAAAAAGGAATAAAACTCAAAGCAAAAAGAATAGATTTAAACTAG
- a CDS encoding phage tail protein, whose product MRINVEVSGSIEKVMQSIDAERKKVEKATERALNKTALWLKAKAAKEISEEKKIKLSLIRKRLRIFKAKTSRLDVLIRANLYDIRASTIGKIQKIRRGSKVGKQQFIGGFAAVMPRGNSGVFRREGRKALPIQEVKLGLEPEASKIIKELVNYETEGIFEKYFERELELKV is encoded by the coding sequence ATGCGTATCAACGTTGAGGTTAGCGGTAGCATTGAGAAGGTTATGCAAAGTATAGATGCTGAAAGGAAAAAAGTGGAAAAAGCGACGGAGAGGGCGTTAAACAAAACAGCACTATGGTTAAAAGCAAAAGCAGCTAAGGAAATCAGTGAGGAAAAGAAGATAAAATTAAGTTTGATAAGAAAGAGATTAAGAATTTTTAAGGCGAAAACTAGCAGATTAGACGTGTTAATTAGAGCGAATCTCTATGACATTAGAGCATCGACAATTGGCAAAATACAAAAAATAAGAAGAGGATCGAAAGTAGGAAAGCAACAATTTATAGGAGGATTTGCAGCAGTTATGCCAAGAGGAAATAGTGGTGTTTTTAGGCGTGAAGGAAGAAAAGCTTTGCCAATACAAGAGGTAAAATTAGGACTGGAGCCAGAAGCATCAAAAATAATAAAGGAGCTAGTTAATTATGAAACAGAAGGGATATTTGAGAAATATTTTGAGCGTGAATTAGAACTAAAAGTATGA
- a CDS encoding baseplate J/gp47 family protein — translation MEQPNIIEPLNFEEIFARMKEELISRDKSFTALIESDPAMKILEVAAWRELLLRQRINEAVKSNLLKFARGEELDNLAEFYGAERQDGEEDERFRKRIKARIVGSSTGGNYRFQALSADTRVKDALVESLVPGKVQVSILSTQTGIPQEELLEIVRNQLNKEDVRILTDTIEVVSCNIIEIDIHSRMSISSVISKEEIKEQFIKKFEASRRLGWSVTRSWIIANLFVEGVENVELIEPKEDVVVLGNECANLRNLKVE, via the coding sequence ATGGAGCAGCCAAATATTATCGAACCACTGAACTTCGAAGAGATTTTTGCTCGGATGAAAGAAGAATTAATAAGTCGAGATAAAAGTTTTACGGCACTAATTGAAAGTGACCCAGCGATGAAGATTTTAGAAGTAGCAGCCTGGAGAGAGCTTTTGCTGAGACAAAGAATAAATGAAGCGGTAAAAAGCAATTTACTCAAGTTTGCAAGGGGAGAAGAGCTTGATAATTTAGCTGAGTTTTATGGAGCAGAGAGGCAAGATGGAGAAGAAGATGAACGCTTCAGAAAAAGAATCAAGGCAAGAATAGTTGGCTCAAGCACAGGAGGGAATTATCGGTTTCAAGCACTCTCAGCAGATACGAGAGTTAAAGATGCATTAGTAGAATCTCTGGTACCAGGAAAAGTACAAGTTTCAATCTTATCAACACAAACTGGCATACCCCAAGAAGAATTACTAGAAATTGTCAGAAATCAGCTAAACAAGGAGGATGTGAGGATTTTAACAGATACGATTGAAGTGGTAAGTTGCAATATTATTGAAATAGATATTCACAGCAGAATGAGCATAAGTTCTGTAATATCAAAGGAGGAAATTAAGGAACAGTTCATTAAGAAGTTTGAAGCAAGTAGAAGGCTGGGATGGAGTGTCACAAGGTCGTGGATTATAGCGAATCTATTTGTAGAGGGCGTAGAGAATGTAGAATTAATAGAACCAAAAGAGGATGTTGTGGTTCTGGGGAATGAATGTGCAAATTTGAGAAATTTAAAGGTTGAGTAA
- a CDS encoding phage tail protein — protein sequence MLLPPNATKQEKGLVEAIDYKVDPSRIRGFKFSLGEKILPWLVEEYGLEEILRWAKDKRRAIKEGVEFQRLRGTPASLKIALKWANIEDITIIEEPPGKHFFELQVGIRDVPNDFFVDAVVELAKLSLPARSRLMRIFNDYYNAQRFILDESLFGDLLSDYSGVKIEKDGPVLSFGRKNTFELKILNPSFKFSTFRVHYEQAFSNDIYRLDVAILGETEPHTKNYNGIYERNHQWNNLKTLYPLPQSLLPPIKFAKAEIVLSGSWRLGEINACFPVTSVEECGEKFYLNDHKLSEQLWNLKYKPILERFSVTHHYKVEDFTNQKVIKYGLAKHYVHFESELNSEQKDSIHELEKHILVFYPGVLTWHEHRHLNRSWKNSQVISIIS from the coding sequence ATGTTATTGCCACCAAATGCAACAAAACAGGAAAAAGGGCTAGTAGAAGCAATCGATTATAAAGTTGATCCAAGCAGGATAAGAGGATTTAAATTTAGCCTAGGGGAAAAAATATTGCCGTGGTTGGTTGAAGAATACGGGTTAGAAGAAATTCTACGCTGGGCAAAAGATAAAAGAAGAGCGATAAAAGAAGGGGTAGAATTTCAGCGTTTAAGAGGAACACCAGCATCCCTGAAAATAGCATTAAAATGGGCAAATATAGAAGATATTACAATTATTGAAGAGCCACCCGGTAAACACTTTTTTGAGTTGCAGGTAGGGATAAGAGACGTACCAAATGATTTCTTTGTTGATGCAGTAGTAGAATTAGCAAAACTATCATTACCTGCAAGATCGAGGCTAATGAGGATTTTTAACGATTATTATAATGCGCAGAGATTTATATTGGATGAGAGTTTATTTGGAGATCTTCTTTCTGACTATTCAGGGGTAAAAATAGAAAAAGATGGACCAGTGTTATCATTTGGTCGGAAGAATACATTTGAGCTAAAAATCTTAAATCCAAGTTTTAAGTTTAGTACTTTTCGGGTTCATTATGAGCAAGCATTTAGTAATGACATATATCGATTAGATGTAGCAATACTTGGAGAAACCGAGCCTCACACGAAGAATTATAACGGTATTTATGAAAGAAATCATCAGTGGAATAATTTAAAAACGTTATATCCTCTACCACAGAGCTTATTACCACCGATTAAATTTGCTAAAGCAGAGATAGTATTGTCAGGCAGTTGGAGATTAGGAGAAATAAACGCATGTTTTCCGGTTACGAGTGTAGAAGAATGTGGAGAAAAGTTCTATTTGAATGACCACAAACTATCTGAACAACTGTGGAATTTAAAGTACAAGCCAATTTTAGAAAGGTTTAGCGTTACTCACCACTACAAGGTAGAAGATTTTACCAACCAAAAAGTTATAAAATATGGTTTAGCAAAGCACTATGTTCATTTTGAAAGCGAATTAAATTCAGAGCAAAAGGATTCAATACACGAGTTAGAAAAGCACATTTTAGTGTTTTATCCAGGAGTACTAACGTGGCACGAACATCGACATTTGAACAGAAGTTGGAAAAATAGTCAAGTAATATCTATAATAAGTTAA
- a CDS encoding ankyrin repeat domain-containing protein, translating into MSKELFLAVKNNDIGRVSALIAGGANVNIADEYGYTPLHVAVMHGHIDVVNILMASKANVDAMDKTYKYTPLYWAARNGYIEIVKVLIAGKASVNTANKYGYTPLHEAAQNGYIEIVGILILGKADVNTADEYGYTPLHGATQYGHIDVVNALIAGKANVNVVDEKELTPLHLAVQNGCVKIVKALLEEKADPLLGKRDFETLKYLVELIKNDSSKKVGVTQQNKEHMNDKYELLKYSFLFRRDCSFIDVVGKDILGNLMHKWFADASNLPPVQKKLSGELLSIFGGFLCCHNENYNDHITRLENFLRESKSNEDLKNILDLKRGESKLTVLHVLSSINDPLVEEFIKLLLEAGASHDMEDDRKRTPLDIAIGNHNYSVEKYFLTDKQKSLIKELRSALCNPTELEEFLNKHKDNKNLKRILNLHDYEGKSLFFEPIRDTLCSNGTSFKEAENLLLKAGAIDHEELDGKEYLLKSGTLWDNLILNQREKLKWFFHEVGKVQNMKKLEQVVNEAIKSGVRFNFPHQGSIYNNAYESKYSFTDYVIKKISDLKKSSQIASDIEVASGIVCKLVSEGALLYNISSMCVIDELEKFEGHKTNMKEAYAKYVNNTLEFMEIVKSAATGRVKNAKMDNSTFYLEYSEESTIDVAKITDGARDLGLTQGEIKYGRDIIKIGKSEVEIITANGIRDYTDLADGSDIVLTFYTSLGELEVNLYPDKKDKDKIIVEVSNKEEILEKFKNCKEELGKNCSFGGYRVCDAIEQGYFERSGKLMRSEAMSQSNGQTKKSSWVVREEIRRAPSFEETVSRCT; encoded by the coding sequence ATGTCAAAAGAGCTATTTTTGGCTGTTAAAAATAACGATATAGGTAGAGTAAGCGCTCTCATAGCAGGAGGAGCAAATGTTAATATAGCGGATGAATATGGATATACTCCATTACATGTGGCTGTCATGCATGGCCATATAGACGTAGTAAATATTCTCATGGCAAGCAAGGCAAATGTTGATGCAATGGATAAAACATACAAGTATACTCCGTTATACTGGGCTGCTCGAAATGGCTATATAGAAATAGTAAAAGTCCTCATAGCAGGAAAAGCAAGTGTTAATACAGCGAATAAGTACGGATATACTCCATTACACGAGGCTGCTCAAAATGGCTATATAGAAATAGTAGGAATCCTCATACTTGGAAAGGCAGACGTTAACACAGCGGATGAATATGGGTATACTCCATTACATGGGGCTACTCAATATGGCCATATAGATGTAGTAAATGCTCTAATAGCAGGTAAAGCAAATGTTAATGTAGTGGATGAAAAAGAGCTTACTCCATTACACCTTGCTGTTCAAAATGGCTGTGTAAAAATAGTAAAAGCTCTACTTGAGGAAAAAGCTGATCCTTTATTGGGAAAGAGAGATTTTGAAACTTTAAAGTACTTAGTTGAGTTAATCAAAAATGATAGCTCAAAAAAAGTGGGAGTAACACAACAAAATAAAGAGCACATGAATGATAAATATGAATTGCTAAAATATTCATTTCTGTTTCGTAGAGATTGCTCTTTTATTGATGTTGTTGGAAAAGATATACTTGGTAATTTAATGCATAAATGGTTTGCTGATGCATCTAATTTACCACCAGTTCAAAAGAAGTTGAGTGGAGAATTGTTAAGTATTTTTGGAGGCTTTTTATGTTGTCATAATGAAAATTATAATGATCATATTACGAGACTTGAAAATTTTTTACGAGAGAGCAAAAGTAATGAAGATCTAAAAAATATTCTTGATCTTAAAAGAGGAGAATCTAAGTTGACAGTATTGCATGTGTTGTCAAGTATCAATGATCCGTTGGTAGAAGAATTTATAAAATTACTCCTGGAGGCTGGAGCTAGCCATGATATGGAGGACGATAGAAAAAGAACCCCACTGGACATTGCAATTGGTAATCACAACTACTCCGTTGAAAAGTACTTTTTGACCGATAAGCAAAAGAGTTTGATAAAAGAATTACGCTCTGCTTTGTGCAATCCTACTGAATTAGAAGAATTTTTGAATAAACACAAGGATAATAAAAATTTAAAGAGGATTTTAAACCTTCATGATTATGAAGGAAAATCACTATTTTTTGAACCCATCAGAGATACTCTTTGTAGTAATGGCACTTCTTTTAAAGAAGCAGAAAACTTACTGTTGAAAGCAGGGGCGATAGACCATGAAGAATTAGATGGAAAAGAATATTTACTCAAATCTGGAACTCTGTGGGATAATTTAATACTAAACCAGCGAGAGAAATTGAAATGGTTTTTCCATGAAGTAGGTAAAGTTCAAAACATGAAGAAGCTAGAACAAGTAGTAAACGAAGCCATAAAGTCTGGAGTAAGGTTTAACTTTCCTCACCAAGGGAGTATATATAACAATGCGTATGAAAGTAAATATAGTTTTACAGATTATGTAATAAAAAAAATTAGTGACTTAAAAAAGAGTTCTCAGATTGCAAGCGATATAGAAGTTGCTAGTGGTATAGTATGTAAATTGGTATCAGAAGGAGCGTTGTTATATAACATAAGTAGTATGTGTGTAATTGACGAACTGGAGAAATTTGAAGGCCACAAAACTAATATGAAAGAAGCTTATGCAAAATATGTCAATAATACTTTGGAGTTTATGGAAATCGTTAAAAGTGCAGCTACTGGTAGAGTAAAAAATGCAAAAATGGATAATTCTACCTTTTACTTAGAATACTCAGAGGAAAGCACAATAGATGTTGCAAAAATCACAGATGGAGCAAGGGATCTAGGGTTAACTCAAGGAGAAATAAAATACGGAAGAGACATAATCAAGATCGGTAAAAGCGAGGTAGAAATTATAACGGCAAATGGTATAAGAGATTACACTGATCTTGCAGATGGTAGCGATATAGTATTAACTTTCTATACTAGTTTAGGAGAATTAGAAGTTAATTTGTACCCTGACAAGAAAGATAAAGATAAAATAATAGTAGAAGTGAGTAATAAAGAGGAAATATTAGAAAAGTTCAAAAATTGTAAAGAAGAATTAGGTAAGAATTGCTCATTTGGTGGGTATCGGGTCTGCGATGCTATTGAACAGGGATATTTTGAAAGGTCTGGAAAATTGATGCGTTCTGAGGCTATGAGTCAATCTAATGGCCAAACAAAAAAGAGTTCTTGGGTAGTGCGTGAAGAAATAAGAAGAGCCCCAAGTTTCGAAGAAACAGTAAGCCGTTGTACATAG